CAGAAAATTCCTTATCTTTACCATATGTGTCACATGATGGTCAAAAGTTGAAGATGCTGACATAAATTGATGATAAATGTGTGTAAGTTGTTTGTCCAGTATAGGTTATTATATTCTATAAGCACTCCTGAATCGTGTTCTTCAAATGGCACTTAAGCCAGGTTCTCACTATTTTAGCCATGATTTGGTCATCTGAGACAAATGttgagaatcctaaaagattcctctgATCCTAGGCCAAAATCTGaagtctttgatcgctagtttgacacATTTGTGGACAGCCGATTAATGACAGTTGTGATCACATTTTACTTCCAATTAAAAATTCTGCCAGTGTCAGAAGATTGGACACACAGTCTTGCAGTATGGCTTCTTCTACAACAACCTGATGATGCAATTAGTGAACAACAACAAACCACCACTTGCTCCACACACattgtcttcatttttttcttccatttttattttcaagacAAGCCATGATCAAAATGAATGCAAGAGATTGATTTTGTTTGCTAACCACCATGCCAATCCCGCATGTAAATGCAGCTCACAGTCACCGAACATGTCACGGATGGATTATGTAAAACTCCGGACGAGCCCTTTTGTGTGCATCCATTTTCAACAAGTTTTGACTGCCGTACAGTCTGACATGAATGACAACTGAGATCCTGCAGTGTGACATGGCTTACAGCTGGGATCAatttcgtacagtctgacaagtaACAGTCataaaaaacctttttttaaaaatcagcgAATTACACAAAACTTTTCATTTCTCTGGAACATCATCAAGTGTTTTCACAACCTTTTTCTTTATATAGGATCCTAAACAGACATTGTGATGAAGTCATGCTGATGAATTTCACAATCATATGCTGATGAAAATAAAGGAGAAACTGAAAGTTGTGAAATCTGGAAATGCCACTTCAACTGCTACTTATCTTTGGGAAATTAGAGTGATTATGCATgcacaatataatatacatatacaatatatatattacttttttattatagagtgaaccgacgaattgggaatctcgctagagagaccaatctacttcgagtgtaactaactGAGCTAATCCACATTAGCATGCGATTTTTGCATTTGACTGCCACGCTCTGCAGCGTGGGTATAAGTAGGCAGCAGGTGCAACGCATATTCAGCTTTTGTcatgctgaatcagattcagagttgacagccatgctttcctgggtTGCTATGCACTCAGTCTCATTCTAAGCTTTCGTGGCTGGTGTCTGGGGTCGCAGTGTGACACGTAAATCGCCTTGCCCCGTGTTTTTTTTCccagatgtgcatggaaaacttggcatTATGGAGCCATATTGGTGCCAAAATATGGAACATcaaaagtgccaaaatctgcataaaaagttttctccTCTCTCACTACTCTCGATGATGGGGCCCTAAATatgaggccaaggcactcttaATGCACGAGGGTAGTTCTGAGCTGGGGTTGAGCTATGCACAGTGACTGACCGTGATTAAAGTCACCCTCGGCCAGATGATGTCCACCTTGGTGGTCTAGAAGTGCCCCTTTTCTAAACCTTGCAGAGGTGCGAGATGTCATTAAAAGAATGCTCATATCGCCAAGGGTGTCGGTcccctgtgaaaaaaaaagaaacttcgGCACAATCTGCTCGACTGTGACCACCGCATCACCGCAAGACGACGCCACCCATCTCAGCTGAGCTGTGGAACCAGATAAGTGTTGCATCGCACACTCAGCCCCCACTTCAGGCCACCACAGAGCCACGTACAATGGGCATGGAGTATCAGGGATTTGGACGTGACCCACTGAAAGCAAACATCTCGGTTACATGACGGCATTCTTCTACGAGGGGGTTTGGCGTCACGGTATTTGTTTCCAAGCGGACCATTAAAGACGTGACCAACTGAAAGCAAACATCTCGGTCacataattcaatttaattcatatgtaacccttgttccctaaaggagggaatggagacgtcACGTCCCATTGCTACAGTTGCTATACCAATAGATTAACACTGTATTCACTGTATACTTGTATTCTGTCTACCATTGACATTGTGGAGATATTGACTCTTCAGAAAACCATCAGAATTTGACAGAAGACTCCCACACACATGTTGGCTTAAAATTGACACTCGAAGTTGacaatttctatttttaataatggtTTATCCTTGCACATCgctatattatatttttcatgtGCCCTTGTAATCTTCAACCAAAGTAATTTCCCttcctcttctcttctcttctcttctcttctcttctcttctcttctcttctcttctcttctctgatgacgtgtttggCATGAAGGTGGGatcaacctgtcactcacatgagatcacagcaatagcaaaccacaaccatccaaccaattccccatggacaaaattcaagtcccgccctacaccTTTTTTCccttgttttttaaattattatttatttatttattattattattattattattatttttaattgttgctAAGAACATACAAAATCAATACCAGGGGCCTTTTTCCTTAttcaagaagccatttcactcagcTATAGGTCACAATCTGCTTAATTCTGTTAATTCTGACGTCACATGTTACTGTTTCCAGGGTCCAAAATGCTCTATCAGATGCCAAAAGCAAACAATAAACGGTGCTAATATGCACTCATAATGGGATGTAATACTACCAAAAGATCATGATTCTAATGTTTGTCTCCGTACTGAAATTCCAGATGACCAGACAGTTCAGATGTATCTCTTTGGGataattttatttgatttgtcTGTCAATTGTTAAACTAACTTTTCAATATgcatacattttacattaatgacacctttttaaaaaatcattaaatatgataacaaataaatatttcttgcaTATACTATAAAAACTGACAGTTATGACAGAGGCTTCCACCCAAGAGGCTACTTGTCCCAGCCAGGTTCATCATATCCTAGTGGCGCAGTATAGCCtccttttattttcaaatttgtgctttaaaaactaaattagCAAATACTTTCTTTCCTTGATAATATATTGGAAGATGCATCATTGTCCTGTATGCCAATATGCTAAATATTTGTACCCTATATTGACCTGCAGTGGGAAATTCAGTTTTTGCCCTAAGAATTCACAAAGCCCATTAATTTAAGGgatacaaatttatttgataacAGAGTGAACACAGATGgacaataaaataattcaacACCATTAATGGATTGTAACAACcctgcacaaaagattaacataaaacaagaaaaatattttaaaagaaagaatAAAATTTGTAATTACTACACAGTCAGTTGCATAAATTAACAAGCAATTATTTACACTACTAAACAGTTTATACAGATGTTCTCTAGTCAAACGTGATAACTGTCAGCTAGAGGTCATACAGCGTTTGATGGATATCAGGATGTTCTTCAGTGGCGTAACACAGCAGCTAATCCAGATTCACACTGAGCATATCCTACTGCTGGGTCCTGTAAAGATCAGAAACAGTTCATCATATtataatagaaatatttaaataactttatattcaatttattaatttcagAAATTGGTTCTCATTTTTAGTTTAGCAAAGCACACAAAAAAGTACACTAACATCTTTTCAAGAACCCTCCTGATTAAATTCTGGGTGAAGTTAGACTCTGGATTCAAGCATTTCCGCTCTGCACTCTTCAAAGTGACactggaaataaaaaaataaaaaaggaaagatGAGCTGAATGTGTCCAAAAGTGTTAAGATAGCAGTATGACCATTAATTTGTAAATATCCATTCAAAATCATTGTTTTTGTCCTTACATAATCTCCCGTTTTCCACAAGATGGACTTGGAGGGATGATTTCAAACTTCTCAATGTTCCTCTGTAAAACCACATCCACTCCTTTGTCAGCACAGAAGCATCTGCCTTTGTGAATCTGGTTCTGCCCTGGAAGAGAGATTAGGATTTATTAGCTGCAGACTATGATAACAAACTAATATTTAGAAGAGATACAGTTTCAAAATACATACTAGGTATTATATGAAGTCTTAATAGGCAACACTCACCTTGTACTTCTGTAGCAAGCAGACAGACTAGAAAAACAATAACTGCTGCAGTCTTCATTGTGTTTAAGGTTTTGATGATTGCCTAATAGTTATTACTGAAGACGATTAGCTGCTTATATAGCCATCAGAAGATCAGGGGTTTACAGCACGGGCACAGTTCCCAGTTTCACTTTCACAAGCACAGCAGTTTTGATTTCCcatttctttgaaatgcctTTGCTCAAAGCTTTAGATACGTGGCTTGGTCTCGTGTCGTTTAGTGTCATGATTGCTCTTTCCAATGAGGAAGAGTTTGTTTTAAGAGTTCCAGTTTTGGAAGTTGATGTGAATTCTTTGAAACACTCTTTCAGCCCAAGATAAATTTAGAGACcaaatgggtaacactttagaataatggtccatCATTAATCAgtaactatgcaggaagtaatgcagTAGGCCTACTACATACACTTCAGCTACTATTAAGTAATATGGAAACAAGCTTAACTAATCAGCaagtaatatcaaatttaggacTAAGATCGTTCCTTATAAATAATTAGTGATTGAGATTAGCCTCATTAAGAACTATCAACTATGACAAATTCTAAAGAATTACCAATTAATTACTAACATTGTTAATGTTACTAAGAACATTGAGAAGTTTAAAATCATCCAGTCCATCTTATGGAAAACAAGAGATTATGTAAGAACAAAAACAATGATGAATATATATCATTGGATGAATGAAATCTTGGCTCTTTAGTTGGGAAAATGATGCAGCTGCATCTGACATCTCTGAAGAGTGAGCTGATGAGGGAAGGGTGCGGATGACAGTGAGCGCTGGGTGTGTGTAACGGAGGAGCCTGGTGACACTGTGACCCTTGTAAGCATTTTTTTGCAACCTACAAACTTCTTTGTCCGCATTTCACGCATTAGCTCTGCATATTTAGGACACTGTGTGACGTTAAAAACATGTTAGTTTTTTCCATTTCACTGCCCTTCGTCTCgggttttaaatgcaaaaatataaaCGGCCCTGCAGCTTTTGAACTGTATTCTGTGAGTGGTAGGTCATTTTTGCGGTTTCCCCGCAACTGTTGAATAGTTCCCACAGACTCATTCACAGTGTTGCTATTGTCCTCCTTCTAACTATGGCATTTGTTGTACCATTGTAACTTGATTAGTTTGACATTTCTGTGTTCAACCTTGCTTTGTGCTCTGTAAAATTTCCTCTTACATTGATATGTGGACTTAGTTTCCTTTGTTCcttttcattgtttattttgtttgtcttttatttgtgtttggtAAACCTCAGTTTAAGGATAATTATATGaatgcagtatttttatttatatttactatTACTACTTTTTCTAAATTCATAATTTTGTGGAAGTTACATAATGTTTCTAAATGTTAAAGTAAACAAGTATTTGCAAGCAGGGCCATCTCAAGCATGGGGTGGGGCCAAGTGCGAGTTAGAGGAAGCGGAGCCCCCCTGGGTCCATTTGTGATTGCTTTCCGTCAGGCGGCAGAATGTCCCCCGCTGTCCGTTCGCTGAGGTGCCTGCACCAAGTGGACCACCGTAGGGATGGCCCTGTTTCCAAGTATTAAATGATGTAGAAAAAATGAATTGGCTGCTGTTGTCCAGGCAATGACTTGCCTGTGATTTTATGTGTCCTTTTCTGATCTCGTTTACACTTTGCCATTGAAGTCCAAACACACACGATTTTCCTGCTAAGACAAAAGCTGAGATCAAGCTTcctgcaataaaacaataaaactccCTAATCTGGAGATCTCAATGAAAGGttctgtcttccttttttgggTGGAGTCTCTTCAAGATATCTGATAACCCTCTCCTCTCTCACAAAACCAGGTGTTGGTGTAAATACAATCCTTTTATTCTGGTTGGGTATTTAAGGGAAGGTAGCAGAGCAGCCATTTTGGGAAATTCTGTAGCCAGAAACCCCCATGCAGTGCTGGGTGAGTGTCTTAAAAACACGGTCAGGCATGCATTTCTTACtcttagagtcatctttgagcaATTGATGTAATGTATCtattatttctgaattggcttctaattgtctaatTATCTAATTggcataatacatttttatctgacaactaaaatattctttttgattaattctgtattattcttaaaTCATTATTTCTAGTAGATTAAAGTGGAGTCTGCTGTTACCGcaaatctgtgttcaggatAGATCATACTGAGGGCTCAATGAATGGAGCATGGGGCTCATCAT
This DNA window, taken from Megalobrama amblycephala isolate DHTTF-2021 linkage group LG4, ASM1881202v1, whole genome shotgun sequence, encodes the following:
- the LOC125267061 gene encoding C-X-C motif chemokine 11-6-like; this encodes MKTAAVIVFLVCLLATEVQGQNQIHKGRCFCADKGVDVVLQRNIEKFEIIPPSPSCGKREIIVTLKSAERKCLNPESNFTQNLIRRVLEKMTQQ